The DNA sequence TTCCCCTCAAACTTTTTCACCGACAAAACATCCACCTCTACCGATTTCTTTAAATATATCGCCAGTTTTTGTTTGGCACATGTATAATGTTACCTTAGTTTTGGATATGATTTAATTTGCACACAAATGAACAACGATATAGAACATACAACCAACCCCAATAGAGGAAAAGCGATGGCTGGGGTTATACTACTTGCCGTAGGAGGAGTGCTGCTCCTAAAGCAATTTGCCGATTTTTTCATTCCCGATTGGATATTCAGCTGGCCCATGGGGCTCATTGTAATAGGTCTTTATTTTGGCGCTAAACATAACTTCAGAAAAGCAACCTGGAGTATCATGATTGTTTTAGGAATTATCTTTTTATTAAATGATAATATTGACGATGCCAGTCGTATAGTATGGCCAATTGGTATTATTGGTTTTGGTATATGGCTTATTTTAAGACGCGGCAGGCATAATGAATGGGAACAGAACATCAAAGATGGTAAATGGACTAAGCAAGACGGAAAATGGAGTAAACAAGCAGCCAATTTTGATTTTGGTAAAAACGATCCGGAAGCTGATTACGCTATAAAAGATGGCGACGATGTACCACCTAAAAACCCTAATACGCCTCCGTTCGGTTACCACAATGGCGACGACTACCTGGATGCTGTATCTATTTTTGGCGGAGTTAACAAAACCATACTCTCCAAAAATTTTAAAGGCGGCGAAATAGTGAACATTTTTGGCGGCGCTGAGCTTGATTTTACACAAGCTGATATTAGCGGCAGGGTTTATATAGACATTACCCAGGTATTTGGCGGTACCAAAATCATTGTACCATCCAACTGGCAAGTGGTATCAGACCTGGCGGCTGTTTTTGCCGGTGTTGACGATAAACGCATCCGCAGCACGGCATCATCCAATAACGATAAAATACTGGTACTTAAAGGAACCT is a window from the Mucilaginibacter inviolabilis genome containing:
- a CDS encoding LiaF transmembrane domain-containing protein, producing the protein MNNDIEHTTNPNRGKAMAGVILLAVGGVLLLKQFADFFIPDWIFSWPMGLIVIGLYFGAKHNFRKATWSIMIVLGIIFLLNDNIDDASRIVWPIGIIGFGIWLILRRGRHNEWEQNIKDGKWTKQDGKWSKQAANFDFGKNDPEADYAIKDGDDVPPKNPNTPPFGYHNGDDYLDAVSIFGGVNKTILSKNFKGGEIVNIFGGAELDFTQADISGRVYIDITQVFGGTKIIVPSNWQVVSDLAAVFAGVDDKRIRSTASSNNDKILVLKGTSIFAGVDIRSY